The Deinococcus roseus region AGAAGGCCCTGCCAGCTTGCAGCAGGTCATCGAGCAGGCGCGCAAAGGCAGAGACCGTTTTCTGGAGCTGTATGCCCAAGCGCTTTTGACGAGGGTCTGGGTGCATGTGGGGAATGCTGTCCAGTCCACACCTGCTTTTGAAGCTGCCTGGGAGATTGCCGCCGAACTGGACCAGCCCCGTGCCTGGGCCTGTGCCTTTGAGGCCAGGGCTTACCTGTTGTGCCTGCAGGAAGACCACACCCAGGCGATTGAGTGCTTTGAGCAGGCCATTCGCCATCTGGAAGCGGTGAGCAGCCACGGAGAACTGTTGCAGCTTTTGAATTCTTTTGTGCGTTATCTGAAGTTCTGGAAGAAATTCGAAAAGGCCTTCGAGGTGCTCTGGAAGCTGCACAGCCTGGATCAGGTGGTGCGCACGGAGGGGGTCTTGTTGCAAGCGCAACTGGTGACCCTGCAGACCCAGATCGAACTGGCCCGCAAGGAAAATGAACTGCACCTGCAGCATGTGCGGGAATTGCAGCACCTGCAGGCCCAGTTGCAGGACCAGAATCAGTTGCTGGAAAAACTCTCCCGTGAAGATGAACTGACCGGGGTCTTCAACCGCAGGCATGCCGTGCATTTGCTGCGTGAGCTTGGTAAGGGGGCAGGTTGTGTGCTGCTGCTGTTCGATGTGGACCACTTCAAACGCATCAACGATGGTTACGGGCACAGCAGGGGAGATCTGGTTTTGAGGGGCATTGCCAGCATTGTGCGAGGATTTCTGAAAGCCGGGGATGTCTTTGGCAGGCTGGGCGGCGAGGAGTTTGTGGTGGCCCTGGAAGGAAGTTGCCTGCAAACTGCAGAAAAACTGGCCCAGAACATTTGCGATGCTGTGTCAAAAGCCACCTGGGAAGACATGCCAGACACGCAGGTCACGCTCAGCATTGGGGTGGCTGTGTTTCAGGAAGGCACCCTGGAAACTGCCCTCCACACCGCCGATGAAGCCCTCTATGAGGCCAAAGCGCTGGGCAGAAACCGGGTGGTGGTCAGGCCATCTGCAAGGTGGAATGGCACCTCCAATTCCTTACACTGAGGACCATGAACCTGTCCCCCTTCACCCCGGAGTGGTTGCCTGCCGCTGCCAACTTGCTCTCTGACCTCCATCAGATCCCTGCAGAAAAGCTGCTTCCTGAGCTGGAACAGTTGCATGGCAAGTCTGGTTTGCTTCCTGCCGTGATGGCCAGCGAAAACCAGAAACTCCTGGGTTTTCTGCTGGGTGTGCCCAGTGTGGGTTCACCTCAGGGTCGCAGTGTGAGGGTGCCTTTGCTGGGTCTGGCTGTGGTGTCAGACCAGCCAGAACTGCTGGGAGATCTGTATGCAGCAGCAGGAGAAACCTGGGTCAGCAAGGGATTTTTTGTGCATCAGGTGGTGGTGCCTGCACACCAGACCGAGGCGCTGCAAACCTTGTTTGCGCTGGGGTTTGGTCAGGAGCAGGTGCATGCAGGTCAGGACCTGAACCCTCTGGTCGGAAAAGCCAGTGCCCGGGTCAGACGTGCGGGTCCCGAAGACTTGCAGGCCCTATCTCACCTGATTCCAGCCATCGGGCAGCATTACGTGCAGGGTCCGGTGTTTGAGCCCTTCTACCCCGAACAGACCGCTGAATTGCTGGAGGGCTATGCCGAGGTGTTGCAGGATCCAGAATGGTTGCTGTGGGTGCATGAAGAGGCTGGTGAAATTCTGGCTTTTCAGCTTTATGCACCCGTGCAATCAGACTGGAACACGCCAGAAGGAACGTTTGAACTGAAAACTGCTGCCACTTTGCCTGCTGCCAGAGGACAGGGTTTGCAAAGGGGGTTGTTTCAGCATGCTGTGCATCACTTGCAAGATCTGGGAGGCCAGCGGGTGATTGCAGACTGGCGAAGCACCAATTTGCATTCTGCACGGGCCTGGAAGCGTCTGGCATTTGAGCCTGATGCGTACAGGCTGTCTCGCCGTTTGCCTCTGGATCTGGGCTGGGCCAGAGGGGAACTGAGCGGAAGCTGATTCTCACTCCCATCCCTGCAAATGTTGGTATAAGCTGGTTTCATGGGATGGAAGCAGATGGGTTTGCTGGGAGCTGTAGTGTTGCTGCTCTCTTCACTGGCCGGAGCCAAAAGCCTGCCTGTGGTGAAATTGAGCCAGCTTCCTGTGCAGGCACAGACCACTTACCGGCTCATTCAGCAGGGCGGGCCTTTTTCTTACAAAAAGGATGGCACCGTGTTCCAGAACCGGGAGAAACTCCTGCCGATCAAACCCAGAGCGTATTACCATGAGTACACCGTCTCCACACCAGGGATGAACACCCGGGGGGCCAGACGCATCATCTGTGGTCCAGTGATGGACTGCTTCTACACCGAGGACCATTACCGTTCATTCCGGAGGATTGTGAAATGACCGATCTCAGCCTGAACACCCTGGAAGATTGTGGCATCCTGCCCCTTCGCACCGATGAGGCCACCCTGAAAGCAGAAGCCAGGGACCATGGTTACGTCTTTCTGACGGTGGACCTTGGCGTGGTTGCAGAGAAACAGGACTTGCTGGATGCTTTTGCAACAGACCTGGAATTCCCGGAGTACTTTGGACAGAACTGGGATGCCCTGTCGGACTGCCTGATGGATTTCTCCTGGCTGGAAGCAGAAGGGTATGTGCTGGTGCTGGAAGGCACCCACCACCTGGAAGAAGCCCTCGGTGAAGATTACGACATCCTGATGGAAATCCTGGAAGAGACTGTGAAATTCTGGCAGGAGCAGGATGTGCCTTTCTGGGTGTTTTTGACCTGAAGTTCTGGACACACAAAAGAAAACTTGAGTTTTGATTGTGCTGTTCCGAAATTGATGATTTGTAAGAAATCAGAAAGCAAAATGCCCCAATTTTGAAATCATGCGTCCATGACTTTGAAAGTCCAATGAACAATCAAATGACCGCTGCAAAACAAAGTAAGATTCCTGTAAGATTGCATGTTCACTAAACCCTGCTTTTGAAGCAATGATTTTAAAGAAACGAAAAAAGTAAAAATCCAGACACAATTCCTTGCAGGAAGTCGTGCAATTTTTTGTGTTTCTGAATAACTTTCTTTTCTCTGAAAGAAAAGCTTGAAAGCTTTCACGAAAGCACCTTAAGAAAACCCTCTGGCGTGAGAAAGGTAAGAGCCATTGCCTTACTGTGAACCCAGGAGGGAAACATGGCCACACTGACCGAAATGGTTTCACAGAGCATCGAAGTGATCCGCGTCCCCACAGAGAGCACCTTTTACAAATATGAAGACCGGGGCAACTTCTCCAATGCCATGCTGTTCATGGGCAGCGCCATCCTGACCTTCATTGCCGCTGGATATTACTTCTCGGGCGGTGCAGGAGCATTGAACCACCTGATCATCGGCGTGGTGTATTACTTCGGGTTCTGGGGCCTGACTTACCTGCTGGGACGGGTCATGGGAGGCGAAGCCACCTGGCAGGAACTGGCCTATACCCATGCCCTGTTCATGGCCCCCTTGCTGTTCATGCTCACCATCTCGAGCACCCTGTTTTTTTCCTTTGGCTACCTGCAGGTGGCCAGCATGTACCTCACTTTCGTGTTCCTGATGATCTCCCTGTACTATTCCATCCGTTGCGTGCAGGGCACCATGAACTTCTACGACCCCATCAAAGTGCTGGGCCTGATTGCTTCCATGCTGGTCTGCAGCACCGTGATTTACCAGATGTACGTCTGAGGCACTGACCCTCACCTCTCTCGTTGCACTCGCTTTCCTCTCCCTCAGGGAGAGGATTGTTTTTGTCGGGACACCCACAAAAAAGCCCTCTCCCTGAGGGAAAGGACCGGGCGCAGCTCGCGGTGAGGGTCAATCCACCAGCACAGCCCCCTGGGAACCACTGGTCACCAGTTTGGCGTAGCGTTTGAGCCACTTGCCAGGGATTTCCTTGATCACGGGCTGCCAGCCTTCCTTGCGGCGGGCCAGTTCTTCGTCAGAAACCAGCACCTCCAGGATGCCAGCGTCCATGTCCACCTTGATGCAGTCTCCATCCTGCACGAAGGCGATGACACCACCTGCTGCTGCCTCGGGAGAGACGTGTCCGATTGAGCCCCCACGGGTGGCCCCGGAGAAGCGACCATCGGTCAGCAGCAAAACGGTTTCGCCCAGACCCATGCCCTGGATGTTGGCGGTGGGGGAGAGCATTTCCTGCATGCCCGGTCCACCTTTGGGGCCTTCGTAACGGATGACCACCACATGGCCGGATTTCACCTTGCCGCCCAGGATGCCCTCGTTGGCGGCCTCCATGCTGTCATAGCAGATGGCTTCCCCTTCAAACTGGCGCATGCTGGGAACCACCCCGGCGTATTTCACCACGCCCCCCTCGGGGGAGAGGTTGCCGAACAGCATTCTCAGACCACCGGTCTGGCTGTAGGCATTTTCCAGCGGCCGCACCACTTCACCATCGGGCTCTGGGGCGTCTTTGACGTTCTCTTCCAGGGTGTTTCCGGTGACCGTGATGCAGTCTCTGTGCAGCATGTCGTGTTTGAAGAGTTCCTTGAGGATCACGGACACCCCGCCCACCTCGTCAAGGTCCTGAATGTGGTAGTTGCTGCTGGGGGCAATTTTGCACAGGTTGGCCACCCGGTTGGAGACCTCGTTGATGCGGGAAATGGGGTACTCCACACCCACTTCATGGGCAATGGCGATGGTGTGCAAGATGGTGTTGGTGCTGCCTCCCATGGCCATGTCCAGGGCAAAGGCGTTGTCCAGGGACTTCTGGGTCACGATGTCGGTGGGTTTGATGTTGCGTTCCAGCAGCACCATCACCTGACGGGCTGCAG contains the following coding sequences:
- a CDS encoding diguanylate cyclase — its product is MAPFDDHSPDPTEQIQRLLKEAQVWAYQEPQRALQQVQQAFGLLSPHDDLELQLQVREWLVNCLAIVGDNQEGLRQAWELLALSAEADHQHMQATANQQIATMLSTSGQYEQSLPYFQAARVLSKEASPGQYATSTLNLADGLEKLGRLVDARQTYQSVLELPPVTEEVEVVQAYALLSLVGLQVLEFEVGTLDVAGLQEGPASLQQVIEQARKGRDRFLELYAQALLTRVWVHVGNAVQSTPAFEAAWEIAAELDQPRAWACAFEARAYLLCLQEDHTQAIECFEQAIRHLEAVSSHGELLQLLNSFVRYLKFWKKFEKAFEVLWKLHSLDQVVRTEGVLLQAQLVTLQTQIELARKENELHLQHVRELQHLQAQLQDQNQLLEKLSREDELTGVFNRRHAVHLLRELGKGAGCVLLLFDVDHFKRINDGYGHSRGDLVLRGIASIVRGFLKAGDVFGRLGGEEFVVALEGSCLQTAEKLAQNICDAVSKATWEDMPDTQVTLSIGVAVFQEGTLETALHTADEALYEAKALGRNRVVVRPSARWNGTSNSLH
- a CDS encoding GNAT family N-acetyltransferase, with translation MNLSPFTPEWLPAAANLLSDLHQIPAEKLLPELEQLHGKSGLLPAVMASENQKLLGFLLGVPSVGSPQGRSVRVPLLGLAVVSDQPELLGDLYAAAGETWVSKGFFVHQVVVPAHQTEALQTLFALGFGQEQVHAGQDLNPLVGKASARVRRAGPEDLQALSHLIPAIGQHYVQGPVFEPFYPEQTAELLEGYAEVLQDPEWLLWVHEEAGEILAFQLYAPVQSDWNTPEGTFELKTAATLPAARGQGLQRGLFQHAVHHLQDLGGQRVIADWRSTNLHSARAWKRLAFEPDAYRLSRRLPLDLGWARGELSGS
- a CDS encoding ribonuclease domain-containing protein; the encoded protein is MGWKQMGLLGAVVLLLSSLAGAKSLPVVKLSQLPVQAQTTYRLIQQGGPFSYKKDGTVFQNREKLLPIKPRAYYHEYTVSTPGMNTRGARRIICGPVMDCFYTEDHYRSFRRIVK
- a CDS encoding barstar family protein, with translation MTDLSLNTLEDCGILPLRTDEATLKAEARDHGYVFLTVDLGVVAEKQDLLDAFATDLEFPEYFGQNWDALSDCLMDFSWLEAEGYVLVLEGTHHLEEALGEDYDILMEILEETVKFWQEQDVPFWVFLT
- the ilvD gene encoding dihydroxy-acid dehydratase; this translates as MRSNTIKSGFERAPHRSLLRATGVIHKDSDFDKPFIAICNSYIDIIPGHVHLHEFAQVVKEAVRAAGGIPFEFNTIGVDDGIAMGHSGMKYSLPSRELIADAVETVVQAHQFDAMICIPNCDKIVPGMLMGAMRCDIPTIFISGGPMMRGLTKAGKRIDLASVFEAVGSVKAGRMTEAELTEYEEQACPTCGSCSGMFTANSMNCLCEALGMALPGNGTIPAVDPDGRRKALAQAAARQVMVLLERNIKPTDIVTQKSLDNAFALDMAMGGSTNTILHTIAIAHEVGVEYPISRINEVSNRVANLCKIAPSSNYHIQDLDEVGGVSVILKELFKHDMLHRDCITVTGNTLEENVKDAPEPDGEVVRPLENAYSQTGGLRMLFGNLSPEGGVVKYAGVVPSMRQFEGEAICYDSMEAANEGILGGKVKSGHVVVIRYEGPKGGPGMQEMLSPTANIQGMGLGETVLLLTDGRFSGATRGGSIGHVSPEAAAGGVIAFVQDGDCIKVDMDAGILEVLVSDEELARRKEGWQPVIKEIPGKWLKRYAKLVTSGSQGAVLVD